The genomic region CTCCTCAAGGCCGACCAGAACTTGCTTTTTACCGCTTCCAGATTGCGTGGCTACCTGAATGCCGCCCTGAAAAAAGAGCCTTTGAACAGCCAAATTGTAACGAGCGCCGAGGTGTACTTTCTGGCTCCCGCATGGCACAATTCTCCTGAGAAAGCCCAGAAGGGCTACACTTGGGGCTACGCCTGGAACGCTTTTTTCAAGTCCTGCCTATACGAATTTTTGCTTGCAAGAAAGCCAAAATCTTAAGACTCGGATGTGAGAACTTGCCGAAATGGTGTGAAAAACTCCATAATTTGTAACAGTGTGTTAAGATCAAGTTAAAGAAATCCCGGAGGTAGCGTGCAAAATTTCTTCAATCAGCTATGGTCGCGGAAGAATGCGATTGGACTCGAGATCGGTGCCAGCGCCATCAAAATCGTCGAGCTGAATCCAGGGTCTCCGCCTGACCTCATCAAGGCGGTCAGCACACCCACCCCCAGCGGTACGATGCAGGATGGACAGGTCTTCGAGCCCAAGGCACTCGCAGAAGAAATCCGCCGCTTGATTCGTGAACACGACATCAAGACCAAGCAGGTGATCACCACCATCCCCAACCAAGCCGCCGTCACCCGCAACATCTTTGTGCCAGTCATGGACCGCCGGGAACTCGATGAATCCATCAAATGGGAAGCCGAAAGATACCTCCCTTATGCTGTCGACGATGTGGTTCTGGATTACGACCTTTTGGACAACCCAAAAGACGTGCAGAACGACACCGGACAGATGGAAATCGTGATTGCAGCAGCACCCAAAGACATCATTTACCGTTATGTCGAAGTGCTCAAACTGGCCGGTCTGGAACCCATCGCCATTGATGTGAAGCCTTTCGCCGCCCTCAGGGCCTTGCGTGGCAGCCTGATGGGAAGCCACCTCAGCAAAAGCACCCTGACCGGAGGCACTTACTCCGAGCAGGGAGAAGTTGCTGTGATGCTGGACATCGGCGCTTCCAGCACCGTGATTGCACTGGTGCGTGGAGACCGGCTCCTGATGACCCGCAACATTTCCATTGCTGCAGACGATTTCACCACTGCAGTGCAAAAAGCTTTCCAGCTTGATTTCTACTCTGCAGAAAACGTCAAGCTGCAGTATGGTGCAGCCACCCTGCCCACCGAAGACAACGAAGACCTTCTGGACATCGACACCAGCAACGATACCTACTCCAGTGCCAAAGTGTACGATGCCATCCGTCCTGTGCTCGCAGACCTGCTGACCGAGATCCGACGCAGTCTGGAGTTTTACCGTGTTCAGGCCGGAGACATCGTGATTGACCGCGTTTGCCTCTCTGGAGGTGGCGCCAAACTGGTTGGCCTTTCTCAGGCCATCAGCGACACCCTTGGTCTGTATGTGGAGGTGGGCAATCCCTGGATGGTCACCAACACCAAAATCGCCAAAATTGACCCCGCCTACCTGAAAGAATTCGGTCCTGAATTCGCAGTGGCTCTGGGTCTGGCGGTACGAGGGGTGAAGGGCATTGATTAAGATCAACCTGCTTCCAAAAGAACTTGCGGTCCACCGCGAAACCAATTTGTGGACTGTGGCCGCCGTAGTGGTTCCTGTTCTGGCCCTTGGTGTGGCTGCCACCATGCACATCATGCGAATCAATGAGCTGAACCAGCTCAACGAAGAA from Deinococcus misasensis DSM 22328 harbors:
- the pilM gene encoding type IV pilus assembly protein PilM is translated as MQNFFNQLWSRKNAIGLEIGASAIKIVELNPGSPPDLIKAVSTPTPSGTMQDGQVFEPKALAEEIRRLIREHDIKTKQVITTIPNQAAVTRNIFVPVMDRRELDESIKWEAERYLPYAVDDVVLDYDLLDNPKDVQNDTGQMEIVIAAAPKDIIYRYVEVLKLAGLEPIAIDVKPFAALRALRGSLMGSHLSKSTLTGGTYSEQGEVAVMLDIGASSTVIALVRGDRLLMTRNISIAADDFTTAVQKAFQLDFYSAENVKLQYGAATLPTEDNEDLLDIDTSNDTYSSAKVYDAIRPVLADLLTEIRRSLEFYRVQAGDIVIDRVCLSGGGAKLVGLSQAISDTLGLYVEVGNPWMVTNTKIAKIDPAYLKEFGPEFAVALGLAVRGVKGID